Proteins encoded in a region of the Acidobacteriota bacterium genome:
- a CDS encoding TonB-dependent receptor: MSLIFCLGSVGSFGQQTQVRTRVRVTTQDETGQPVAGVAIQIKLKNDIVSTIISDDKGEAVATNFPAGTYDITVSKDGFQPRTQSKVEVNAGTEVDIKFVMVPQISVKDEVNVTANTADNPPEQTSSTPIELQRVTMRELPTATNSVKDALPLLPGVVRSQQGEIKISGTGENRSAFIVNSADVTDPATGQFGMTVPVDSVESINVFKTPYLAQYGRFTAGVVSVETRRGGSKWNFELNDPFPEFRYLNGHLRGLRDATPRVVFNGPLIKDKLFLSEGTEYTIAKRAVQTLEYPNKETISESVNSFTQLDYIVSATHTLTGTFHLAPRKDQFYGLNFFNRREVTPNFSGKDYTGTLIDRLTIGSNLLESLVSVKDYDAAVWGQGVAEMTLTPTGNHGNYFSQQNRQATRAEWTETLSLQPIRNIGSHNLKFGSIISRTTNDGQFLARPVNILDANNNLLQRIEFVGGSQFDLTDLETHFFGQDHWNITQKLAMDIGLRFERQGITETLRFAPRIGLAWTPFGNQKTVFRTGYGFFYDRVPLSVYAFDKYPEQLITSYAPDGSILDGPRRFANITDRALGSKNPFLHGGSNIGNFAPYSGTWNVELEHAFARYLKLRINYLSSNSEGIVTVEPRVVQGKDALVLGGGGQSRYRQFEITGKISWGEQKQNLFLSYVHSSSRGNINEFNTYIGNFPFPVVRPDQNVRLSADLPHRFLGWGTFNLPWKLRYSPIVEFRNGFPYSELDATQQYVGEANSLRFPKFFSFDSRVSRDFQINPKYAFRFSLSGFNLTNHFNPLDVHRNVADPLNGQFFGNYRRFFRLDFDVIF, encoded by the coding sequence GTGTCACTCATCTTTTGTCTGGGTTCGGTTGGCTCGTTCGGCCAACAAACCCAGGTTCGCACACGAGTTCGCGTCACAACCCAGGACGAAACCGGACAGCCGGTCGCGGGCGTCGCGATTCAGATCAAACTCAAAAACGATATTGTTTCGACCATCATCAGCGATGACAAAGGCGAAGCCGTCGCCACAAACTTTCCGGCCGGCACATACGACATCACTGTTTCCAAAGACGGCTTTCAACCTCGCACCCAAAGCAAGGTCGAGGTGAATGCTGGAACGGAGGTAGACATCAAGTTTGTGATGGTCCCCCAGATTTCCGTCAAAGACGAAGTCAACGTCACAGCCAACACCGCCGATAATCCGCCGGAACAAACGTCTTCGACGCCAATTGAGCTACAGCGCGTGACGATGCGCGAACTGCCAACAGCGACCAATTCCGTAAAAGACGCGCTGCCGCTGCTGCCCGGAGTCGTGCGCTCTCAGCAGGGCGAAATCAAGATTTCCGGCACAGGCGAAAACCGCAGCGCTTTTATCGTCAATTCCGCCGACGTGACTGATCCGGCGACAGGCCAATTCGGAATGACCGTTCCGGTGGACAGCGTGGAATCTATCAACGTCTTCAAAACGCCGTATCTGGCTCAATATGGACGATTTACCGCCGGAGTCGTTTCGGTGGAAACTCGGCGCGGCGGCAGCAAATGGAATTTCGAGCTAAACGACCCGTTTCCGGAATTCCGTTATCTGAACGGTCACCTGCGCGGATTACGCGACGCGACGCCGCGCGTGGTATTCAACGGCCCGCTGATCAAAGACAAACTGTTTCTTTCCGAAGGAACCGAATACACCATCGCCAAACGCGCCGTGCAGACACTGGAGTATCCAAATAAGGAAACCATTTCGGAATCGGTCAATTCCTTCACGCAGTTGGATTACATCGTGTCGGCCACGCATACCTTGACCGGGACTTTTCACCTGGCTCCGCGCAAAGACCAGTTTTATGGTTTGAATTTTTTCAACCGCCGCGAAGTCACACCGAATTTCAGCGGCAAGGATTACACCGGAACACTGATTGACCGGCTGACGATTGGCAGCAATCTGTTGGAAAGTTTGGTTTCGGTGAAAGATTATGACGCGGCGGTTTGGGGCCAAGGCGTCGCTGAAATGACGCTGACGCCAACCGGCAATCACGGAAATTATTTCAGCCAACAGAATCGCCAAGCCACGCGCGCGGAATGGACGGAGACATTGTCGCTGCAACCGATCCGCAACATCGGTTCGCATAACTTGAAATTCGGCAGCATTATTTCGCGCACAACCAATGATGGACAGTTCCTGGCACGTCCGGTCAATATCCTGGATGCCAACAACAATCTGTTACAGCGAATTGAATTTGTTGGCGGTTCGCAGTTCGACCTGACCGATCTGGAAACGCATTTCTTCGGGCAGGATCATTGGAACATCACGCAAAAGCTGGCAATGGACATCGGTCTGCGATTTGAACGCCAGGGCATCACTGAAACCTTGCGCTTTGCTCCTCGCATAGGACTGGCGTGGACTCCGTTCGGCAATCAAAAAACAGTGTTCCGTACCGGTTATGGTTTCTTTTATGACCGCGTGCCGCTGAGCGTTTACGCGTTTGATAAATACCCGGAGCAGTTGATTACCAGCTACGCGCCTGATGGAAGCATCCTTGATGGCCCGCGCCGGTTTGCCAACATCACCGACCGCGCCCTGGGCAGCAAGAACCCTTTCCTGCACGGCGGATCAAACATCGGCAACTTTGCGCCATACAGCGGCACCTGGAATGTCGAACTGGAACACGCCTTTGCGCGCTATCTGAAGCTACGTATCAATTACCTGAGCAGCAACTCCGAAGGCATCGTGACCGTCGAGCCAAGAGTTGTCCAAGGAAAAGATGCTTTGGTGTTGGGCGGAGGCGGCCAATCCCGCTACCGGCAATTTGAAATCACCGGCAAAATAAGCTGGGGCGAACAAAAACAAAACCTGTTTCTGTCTTATGTTCACAGCAGCTCGCGTGGAAACATCAACGAATTCAATACCTACATCGGCAACTTTCCGTTTCCAGTGGTGCGACCGGATCAAAACGTACGGCTGAGCGCCGATTTGCCGCATCGCTTTCTGGGTTGGGGAACGTTCAACCTGCCGTGGAAGCTGCGCTATTCGCCGATTGTCGAATTCCGCAACGGCTTTCCCTACTCAGAACTCGACGCCACACAGCAATACGTCGGCGAAGCGAACAGCTTGCGGTTTCCGAAGTTCTTCTCCTTCGACAGCCGCGTTTCCCGTGATTTCCAGATCAACCCGAAATATGCGTTTCGCTTTTCGCTGAGCGGGTTTAACCTGACCAATCACTTTAATCCGCTGGACGTTCACCGCAACGTCGCCGATCCGCTGAATGGCCAGTTTTTCGGGAATTACCGGCGATTTTTCCGACTGGATTTCGACGTAATCTTTTAA
- a CDS encoding metal-binding protein, translated as MPNANTHDTITFALTPFTYLAAEMYWGGDHAMSIIATLAMLFAGLMFGPDLDLQSRPYNRWGPLRFIWKPYQVAMPHRSTLSHGPVLGTAVRVVYFTLMFSLVAATLLYLRHTYLRGMQTTWTAEFNLVKGDLFSLYGQADKNYLWAGFLGLCLGALSHTAADLIWSTIKSTVRGGKKRRRR; from the coding sequence ATGCCAAACGCCAACACGCACGACACCATTACGTTTGCGTTGACGCCGTTTACCTATCTGGCGGCGGAAATGTATTGGGGAGGCGATCACGCAATGTCCATTATCGCTACTTTGGCGATGCTGTTTGCCGGATTGATGTTCGGGCCTGACCTGGATTTGCAAAGCCGCCCATACAATCGTTGGGGGCCATTGCGGTTTATCTGGAAACCGTATCAAGTCGCGATGCCGCATCGTTCAACGTTGTCGCATGGGCCGGTGTTGGGAACAGCCGTTCGCGTCGTTTACTTCACGTTGATGTTTTCGCTGGTTGCGGCGACGCTGCTGTATTTGCGCCACACCTACCTTCGCGGAATGCAGACCACTTGGACGGCGGAATTCAATCTGGTCAAAGGCGATTTGTTTTCGCTGTATGGACAAGCCGACAAAAATTACTTGTGGGCGGGATTTTTAGGGCTTTGTTTGGGGGCACTGTCTCACACCGCGGCGGATTTGATCTGGTCAACGATCAAATCCACAGTCAGAGGCGGGAAGAAACGGCGGCGGCGATAG
- a CDS encoding glycosyltransferase family 4 protein — protein MKILYLTAGAAGMYCGSCLRDNALASELLRQGHEVTLQPLYTTPLTDEPNVSNDKVFFGGISVYLEQHSAIFRHTPRWLDKLWDSQFVLKAASKRSIAVDPDSLCELTISILKGEHGHQRKEIGKFIDWLKTEPPPPAGFEIVDMQNSMLIGLAKPIKEATGLPICCTLQGEDLFLDGMREPYRSEAIRLIREQAEYVDGFIAVSGYYADFMADYLSIPRSKIHVVPLGINLNDYENPSPRKPRSNEPFTIGYFARVAPEKGLHVLAEAYRLLRLRDDFPSAKLEAAGYLAPEHKPYLQEIEHKLSTAGLANEFRYHGAVEREGKLDFFRNVDVVSVPTTYAEAKGLSILEAMASGVPVIQPRHGSFPEILERTQGGLLFEPEDSAGLADAIYSLWKNSELADDMGKRGASAVREHYSVKLMAERAIEVYTHLIN, from the coding sequence ATGAAGATTCTTTACCTGACAGCCGGAGCCGCTGGGATGTATTGCGGCAGTTGTTTGCGCGACAACGCGCTCGCGTCGGAATTGCTGCGCCAGGGCCACGAAGTCACGTTGCAACCGCTGTACACGACGCCGCTGACCGATGAACCCAACGTCAGCAACGACAAAGTTTTCTTTGGCGGCATCAGTGTTTATTTGGAGCAGCATTCGGCCATCTTTCGTCATACGCCGCGTTGGTTGGATAAATTGTGGGATTCGCAGTTTGTACTTAAAGCGGCGTCGAAACGATCCATCGCCGTTGATCCCGATTCATTGTGCGAATTGACAATTTCCATTCTGAAAGGCGAACACGGTCACCAGCGAAAAGAAATCGGCAAATTCATTGACTGGTTGAAAACCGAACCTCCGCCGCCAGCCGGGTTTGAAATCGTGGACATGCAAAATTCCATGCTGATCGGATTGGCCAAACCGATCAAAGAAGCGACCGGGTTGCCGATTTGCTGCACGCTGCAAGGCGAAGATTTATTTTTGGACGGAATGCGCGAACCGTACCGCAGCGAGGCGATTCGGTTGATTCGCGAACAAGCCGAATATGTGGACGGGTTTATCGCCGTCAGCGGCTATTACGCCGATTTTATGGCCGATTACCTGAGCATTCCGCGCAGCAAAATTCACGTTGTTCCTTTGGGAATCAACTTGAATGATTACGAAAATCCGTCTCCAAGAAAGCCGCGAAGCAACGAACCGTTCACGATTGGTTACTTTGCTCGTGTTGCGCCGGAAAAAGGCTTGCATGTGCTAGCCGAAGCGTACCGGTTGTTGCGGCTACGGGACGATTTTCCTTCCGCCAAACTCGAAGCCGCAGGCTATCTTGCGCCGGAACACAAACCTTACTTGCAGGAAATCGAACATAAATTGAGCACGGCTGGTTTGGCGAACGAATTTCGCTATCACGGCGCTGTGGAACGCGAAGGCAAGCTGGATTTCTTTCGCAATGTGGACGTTGTATCCGTGCCGACGACGTATGCCGAAGCCAAAGGATTATCCATTCTGGAAGCAATGGCCAGCGGAGTGCCCGTCATTCAGCCTCGTCACGGTTCTTTCCCCGAAATTCTGGAACGCACGCAGGGCGGTTTGCTGTTTGAACCGGAAGACTCGGCAGGGTTGGCCGATGCGATTTATTCGCTCTGGAAAAATTCCGAACTCGCCGACGACATGGGCAAACGCGGTGCATCCGCAGTCCGTGAGCACTACAGCGTCAAGCTGATGGCCGAACGCGCCATTGAAGTTTACACCCACCTCATCAACTAA
- a CDS encoding aldehyde dehydrogenase family protein, with product MLHIPILRKGNPYKSVDVSRVPHFRTRETFVELSLANPGLIRRDLRDLDAIQAMLAAFTTEQLIAMCRKAADSFMNDTLPVADQSQTPDDYVRQLSATTGMPHVLVRKNMAKISGVMAEMKSVLDGLTRGIDLKILDDGFGSHEGHAVSFFPRTNSLGVILPSNSPGVHSLWIPSIAMKVPLVLKPGSSEPWSPYRIAQALINAGVPKEAFGYYPADHGGAGAILQSCGRGMFFGDSSTVGKYASDPRIELHGTGYSKVVLGDDVVDDWENYLDVMVASITENGGRSCINASGVWVTRHGNEIAKALAERVAKIIPRQPEDPEALLAPFANADVAKRISAIVDSGLRESGATDVSAKVRGKRLVEVDGATYLLPTIVHVENHNHPLANREFLFPFASVVEVRPEEMPEAFGPSLVVTAITNDLKLINKLVASPHVDRLNIGAIPTMKIAWDQPHEGNLFEHLYARRAFQRAAAA from the coding sequence ATGTTACACATACCCATTCTTCGCAAAGGCAATCCGTATAAAAGTGTTGATGTTTCGCGCGTGCCGCACTTTCGGACGCGGGAAACGTTTGTCGAACTCAGTCTGGCGAATCCCGGATTGATTCGGCGCGATTTGCGCGATCTGGACGCTATTCAGGCGATGCTGGCTGCATTCACGACGGAACAGTTGATTGCGATGTGCCGGAAGGCGGCGGATTCCTTTATGAACGACACCTTGCCCGTCGCTGACCAATCGCAAACGCCGGATGATTATGTCCGCCAGTTGTCGGCGACGACGGGAATGCCACACGTGCTGGTGCGCAAAAACATGGCGAAGATCAGTGGCGTAATGGCGGAAATGAAATCCGTGCTCGATGGGTTGACGCGCGGTATTGATCTGAAAATTCTGGATGACGGGTTTGGCTCGCACGAAGGCCACGCCGTCAGTTTCTTTCCGCGCACGAACTCACTTGGCGTAATTTTGCCGAGCAATTCGCCGGGCGTTCACAGCTTGTGGATTCCTTCGATTGCGATGAAAGTGCCGTTGGTGTTGAAACCAGGCAGCAGCGAGCCTTGGTCGCCGTATCGCATCGCGCAGGCCCTGATCAATGCAGGAGTGCCGAAAGAAGCGTTTGGATACTACCCTGCGGATCACGGCGGAGCAGGCGCGATTTTGCAATCCTGCGGACGCGGAATGTTCTTCGGAGATTCTTCTACGGTGGGCAAATACGCCAGCGATCCGCGCATTGAATTGCACGGCACGGGCTACAGCAAAGTCGTGCTGGGCGATGACGTGGTAGACGATTGGGAAAACTATCTGGATGTGATGGTCGCTTCGATCACGGAAAACGGCGGACGTTCGTGCATCAATGCTTCGGGCGTTTGGGTGACGCGTCACGGAAACGAAATCGCAAAGGCTTTGGCGGAACGCGTTGCCAAAATCATTCCTCGACAGCCCGAAGACCCCGAAGCTTTGCTCGCTCCGTTTGCCAATGCCGATGTAGCGAAACGCATTTCGGCGATTGTGGATTCCGGCTTGCGTGAATCCGGCGCGACGGATGTTTCGGCAAAAGTGCGCGGCAAGCGATTGGTGGAAGTGGACGGCGCAACGTATCTGCTGCCGACTATTGTGCATGTCGAAAACCACAACCATCCGTTGGCCAACCGAGAATTTCTGTTCCCCTTCGCCAGCGTGGTCGAGGTCAGGCCGGAAGAGATGCCGGAAGCTTTTGGACCATCGCTGGTCGTGACGGCAATCACCAACGATCTGAAGTTGATCAACAAACTGGTGGCTTCACCGCACGTGGATCGGCTGAACATTGGCGCGATTCCGACGATGAAAATCGCCTGGGATCAACCCCACGAAGGAAATTTGTTTGAACATTTGTATGCGCGGCGTGCGTTCCAACGGGCAGCAGCAGCTTAA
- a CDS encoding pentapeptide repeat-containing protein, protein MTNQTDSSAVSVEFALDTQSEREFVCACEEWMRSACAREGFFREHEGRSYCVLHYPNQDKTTAFNSVLQKKLEAKDFDFRGVWFPEGASFSRVQFNAPADFSCAIFSGVANFFKAVFTADTRFGTADVSFNNATFRADADFRFTNFSIDADFAKTQYSAIADFSSAKFKRSVFGAAKFSSNAIFSFAKFEDDAFFYSANFGATTKFQETTFNARADFSNATFSADADFASAIFTADADFNHSTFASYVRFAGNKDQPVFGDCSYLNLQHARIEKPERASFHSLKLRPHWFINVDARKFEFVNVRWTKGRKREIAGLRHHVGTSSYYLLSIAYRQLAINAEENHRYREASEFRYWAMDMQRLESLRGEKVLAKQWSVFKRSAVRIARSLVRENSLGRLSRTRERAWSFLKIYWFRLQTLHWLYWLASGYGERITRAVMVLFVLWILFAGAYCVTGFERKPTPSMPMVTVVSDEVRRPLPLTKALTYSLGVMSLQKPEPRPVTSTGQTLVTLEAILGPLQAALLALAIRRKFMR, encoded by the coding sequence ATGACCAACCAAACGGACAGTTCAGCCGTGTCTGTGGAGTTTGCGTTAGACACGCAATCCGAACGTGAATTCGTTTGCGCCTGTGAAGAATGGATGCGTTCAGCTTGCGCGAGGGAAGGGTTTTTCCGTGAGCATGAAGGCCGCAGTTACTGCGTACTGCATTATCCCAATCAAGACAAAACCACAGCTTTCAATTCTGTTCTGCAAAAGAAGCTCGAGGCAAAAGACTTCGACTTTCGTGGCGTATGGTTTCCTGAAGGAGCCAGCTTCTCCAGGGTTCAATTCAACGCGCCTGCTGACTTTAGCTGTGCCATCTTCAGCGGCGTTGCCAACTTTTTCAAAGCCGTCTTTACTGCGGACACACGCTTTGGAACTGCGGATGTCAGCTTCAATAACGCAACCTTTAGGGCAGATGCCGACTTTAGGTTTACCAACTTTAGTATAGATGCTGATTTCGCGAAAACCCAATACAGCGCGATTGCAGACTTCAGCAGCGCTAAATTCAAGAGGTCAGTCTTCGGTGCTGCCAAATTTAGCTCGAATGCTATCTTTTCCTTTGCCAAGTTTGAGGATGATGCATTCTTTTATTCTGCCAATTTCGGTGCTACCACAAAATTTCAAGAAACAACTTTTAATGCCCGTGCAGACTTTAGCAACGCCACTTTCAGCGCAGATGCCGACTTTGCTTCTGCCATTTTTACCGCAGACGCTGACTTTAACCACAGTACCTTTGCCTCTTACGTGAGATTTGCCGGGAATAAGGATCAACCTGTTTTTGGCGATTGCTCATACTTGAACTTGCAACATGCCAGAATTGAGAAGCCGGAGCGCGCCTCCTTTCATTCACTCAAGCTACGGCCCCATTGGTTCATCAATGTGGATGCCCGTAAATTTGAGTTCGTCAATGTACGTTGGACCAAAGGTCGCAAGCGAGAAATCGCCGGTTTGCGTCACCACGTGGGGACTTCGTCATACTATCTGCTATCTATTGCCTACCGCCAATTAGCTATTAACGCTGAAGAGAATCACCGGTATAGGGAGGCATCTGAGTTTCGTTACTGGGCGATGGATATGCAGCGGTTAGAATCGCTACGTGGTGAGAAGGTGTTGGCGAAGCAGTGGAGTGTATTCAAGAGAAGCGCAGTAAGAATAGCTAGATCACTTGTACGCGAGAATAGCTTAGGTAGGCTCAGTAGAACGCGTGAAAGGGCATGGAGTTTTCTGAAAATTTATTGGTTTAGGCTACAAACTTTGCATTGGCTTTACTGGCTTGCGAGTGGTTATGGTGAACGAATAACACGCGCAGTTATGGTGTTGTTTGTCCTCTGGATATTGTTTGCTGGTGCTTACTGCGTTACAGGTTTCGAGCGCAAACCAACCCCAAGTATGCCTATGGTCACCGTGGTGAGCGATGAAGTTCGACGCCCTTTGCCCCTCACGAAAGCCTTGACCTACAGCCTTGGAGTGATGAGTTTGCAGAAACCAGAGCCGCGCCCTGTTACTAGCACTGGACAAACACTCGTCACGTTAGAAGCGATTCTCGGTCCTCTGCAAGCCGCTTTACTTGCTCTCGCAATCCGTCGCAAATTTATGCGTTGA
- a CDS encoding zf-HC2 domain-containing protein: MDCQQFEDSISDYLDCGLARPVRRSFCEHLLACRPCHQTFNDVRTVLDACYVIRESNIGSADAASGIEQRIISAITVGEMLSCRTLDALILEYFEGNIESSYETIFNEHFAVCDDCRRLVEGVRESLEEPEAVEVPVKLYDRIFAATVGLRRIA; this comes from the coding sequence ATGGACTGTCAGCAATTTGAAGATTCAATCAGCGATTATCTGGATTGTGGTTTGGCGCGGCCGGTGCGGCGCAGCTTTTGCGAACATCTGTTGGCTTGCCGCCCTTGCCATCAAACATTTAATGACGTGCGCACGGTACTGGATGCCTGTTATGTGATCCGCGAATCGAATATCGGCTCCGCCGATGCCGCTTCGGGAATCGAGCAGCGCATCATCAGCGCCATTACCGTGGGCGAAATGCTCAGTTGCCGGACGCTGGACGCGCTGATTCTGGAATACTTCGAAGGCAACATTGAAAGCTCTTACGAAACCATCTTCAACGAACATTTTGCCGTTTGCGACGATTGCCGCCGATTGGTCGAAGGCGTGCGCGAATCCCTGGAAGAACCCGAAGCGGTCGAGGTTCCTGTGAAATTGTACGACCGCATCTTCGCCGCAACCGTTGGATTACGCCGAATTGCCTGA